The following DNA comes from Streptomyces sp. NBC_00273.
TCCGTTCCCGGCCGGCGCCAGCGGGGGGCAATGCTGGGGGGAAATGGTGGGGGCGGCCAGGATCGCGGCCTACCTTTGGTCGCGACGGCCAACTCACTCCCCGAAAGGACACCCGATGGGTTTACCAGAGGGCATCAAGGTTCCTGACGCCCTGCTCGCGTCGTACACGAGGAACGGCATTGAAGAGGAACGGGCCTGGATCGCTCGGCTGCCCGTACTGGTGGTGGAGCTGCTCGACCGATGGGGGCTGGAGCGCGACGGCGGCATCGCTTCCGGCGAGGCCTCGCTGGTGGTGCCGGTGCGCCGCACCGACGGCACGCCCGCCGCGCTCAAACTCCAGATGCCCCGCGAGGAGACGACGGCCGCACTGATCGGGCTGCGGGCGTGGAACGGCGACGGCATCGTACGGCTACTCGACCACGACCCGGAGAGCGGCGCGATGCTGCTGGAGCGCCTGGACCCCTCACGTACCTTGGCTTCCGTCGAGGACGACGACCTGGCCATGGCCACCTTGGGCGCAATCATGGGCCGGTTGCACTCCGTCCCTGCGCCCGAGGGCCTGCGCTGCCTCGGCGACGTCGCGAGCGACATGCTGGCGGCCGTGCCGGCAGCTGCCGCCGCACTGACGGACCCCGTCGACCGGCGTCGGCTGCGCAACTGGGCCTCGGCCGTCACCGAGCTGGTC
Coding sequences within:
- a CDS encoding aminoglycoside phosphotransferase family protein; translated protein: MGLPEGIKVPDALLASYTRNGIEEERAWIARLPVLVVELLDRWGLERDGGIASGEASLVVPVRRTDGTPAALKLQMPREETTAALIGLRAWNGDGIVRLLDHDPESGAMLLERLDPSRTLASVEDDDLAMATLGAIMGRLHSVPAPEGLRCLGDVASDMLAAVPAAAAALTDPVDRRRLRNWASAVTELVGEPGDRMLHWDLHFGNVLAAEREPWLAIDPEPLVGDPGFDLWPALDTGWKKLHAAGNAPRVLRRRFDLLTEALGLDRLRAAGWTLARLLQNTLWDIEDGRTTIGVSQTIVAEALPRH